A window of the Gemmatimonadota bacterium genome harbors these coding sequences:
- a CDS encoding helix-turn-helix domain-containing protein: MNTAPRPLFLLHHDRVLLERLARAAHSRFRLSPVESWDSLRAGVAEAPPAALILVDPFFGQTNGHGPAPQLHDLLTSFPSSTVIAAMDSSPARYRDIWLLGEWGIAEILQTEEDRSQLALTRRLLQARAQPLRKLLSHESGIPFTGRARALMDAAVETVMTGGHPKHLARSLGFSPSTLLRWCERSQLPSPRRLLLWLRVLFASALLDDPGHTVFSVGLACGYSGDQALRRAIHSVLPHTPTRLRELGAFETASAAFFRELQGLRDDGAEKR; this comes from the coding sequence ATGAACACGGCCCCCCGCCCCCTCTTCCTCCTCCACCATGACCGAGTGCTCCTCGAGCGCCTCGCGCGCGCGGCGCACTCCCGATTCAGGCTCTCCCCCGTGGAGAGCTGGGACTCCCTTCGTGCAGGTGTCGCCGAGGCTCCCCCGGCCGCCCTCATCCTGGTCGACCCCTTCTTCGGTCAGACGAATGGTCATGGGCCGGCCCCCCAATTGCACGACCTTCTGACCTCCTTTCCCTCCTCGACCGTGATCGCGGCGATGGACTCCTCGCCCGCGAGGTACCGGGACATCTGGCTCCTGGGGGAATGGGGGATCGCAGAGATCCTTCAGACGGAAGAAGACCGGAGTCAGCTCGCCCTGACCCGCCGATTGCTCCAGGCGCGTGCGCAACCGCTCCGAAAGCTCCTCTCCCACGAGTCCGGGATCCCCTTCACGGGTCGGGCCCGGGCCCTCATGGATGCCGCCGTCGAGACGGTCATGACCGGGGGCCATCCTAAGCACCTGGCGCGCTCCCTGGGGTTTTCGCCATCCACACTGCTCCGCTGGTGCGAGCGTTCCCAGCTCCCCAGCCCGAGACGACTTCTGCTCTGGCTAAGGGTTCTTTTTGCCTCGGCGCTCCTCGACGATCCAGGCCATACGGTGTTCAGCGTGGGACTCGCGTGCGGCTATTCCGGCGATCAGGCGCTCCGGCGCGCGATCCACTCCGTCCTTCCCCACACCCCGACCCGGCTTCGGGAGCTCGGAGCCTTTGAGACTGCCTCAGCGGCCTTCTTTCGGGAGCTCCAGGGCCTTCGGGATGACGGGGCCGAGAAGAGATAG
- a CDS encoding hybrid sensor histidine kinase/response regulator, which yields MRPIEAQGAPGSAGMNRDERLHRLGRVTGELLHDLAGSLAVLSGRVSLARAEASLGRLATDELARIGADADELRAMVLDVLGEVRGVRTPAEVTFPVRSTLDGVVNRWLIGAPQVSVSLRSSLPANAEISGPRTFFVRALGNLLRNAARHAHGEIRIAAMPVGGGDWVEIEVEDDGDGVPEDLRSLIFEPFLTGTELGTGLGLSFARWGIERLGGSLELNAAKSRLGGASFRVSLPLSTIGARARGPASAAPDRPTQGPAPLRGFRIAVVDDDEAVRTTFTRLLERSGAETEGMDPTRWDSLEAGMDALAAFAPNVILLDLTLGPYSGPDLARIMRERASRLFQRVIYFTGGADPGPMDRPTVSKLLPWEVILDRLRRVALAAEGRDRRG from the coding sequence ATGAGGCCAATCGAGGCGCAGGGCGCACCGGGATCGGCGGGGATGAACCGTGACGAGCGGCTCCACCGGCTCGGCCGGGTGACCGGTGAGCTTCTCCACGATCTGGCCGGCTCGCTCGCCGTCCTCTCCGGAAGAGTGTCCCTGGCGCGCGCCGAGGCCAGTCTGGGTCGACTGGCCACGGACGAGCTCGCCCGGATCGGCGCGGACGCCGATGAGCTCCGGGCGATGGTATTGGACGTTCTCGGAGAGGTCCGGGGCGTTCGCACCCCGGCGGAGGTCACCTTCCCGGTTCGTTCGACATTGGACGGCGTCGTAAACCGATGGCTCATTGGAGCACCCCAGGTCTCCGTTTCTTTACGGTCCTCCCTTCCCGCGAACGCCGAGATCTCGGGACCCCGCACCTTTTTCGTGCGCGCTCTCGGCAATCTTCTCCGCAACGCCGCGCGCCACGCCCATGGGGAGATCCGGATCGCGGCGATGCCGGTGGGCGGGGGAGACTGGGTCGAGATCGAAGTGGAGGACGATGGAGACGGCGTTCCCGAAGACCTTCGGAGCCTCATCTTCGAGCCTTTTCTTACCGGAACGGAGCTCGGAACCGGACTGGGCCTCTCCTTCGCCCGGTGGGGGATCGAGCGCCTCGGCGGCTCGCTCGAGCTGAACGCCGCGAAGTCGCGTCTGGGCGGGGCGTCCTTCCGCGTGTCGCTCCCTCTTTCCACCATCGGCGCGCGCGCGCGCGGCCCGGCGTCGGCGGCGCCGGACCGTCCGACCCAGGGTCCCGCGCCCCTGAGGGGATTCCGGATCGCGGTCGTAGACGACGATGAAGCGGTGCGGACCACCTTCACCCGACTCCTCGAACGCTCCGGGGCGGAGACGGAGGGGATGGATCCGACGCGCTGGGACTCGTTGGAGGCGGGCATGGACGCCCTTGCCGCCTTCGCCCCGAACGTGATCCTCCTCGACCTCACCCTGGGACCGTATTCGGGGCCCGACCTGGCCCGCATCATGCGGGAACGTGCTTCCCGGCTCTTCCAACGGGTGATTTATTTCACTGGCGGCGCCGATCCGGGCCCCATGGACCGTCCGACCGTGAGCAAGCTCCTTCCCTGGGAAGTGATCTTGGACCGTCTCCGTCGCGTGGCCCTCGCCGCGGAAGGGCGCGATCGTCGCGGTTGA
- a CDS encoding glycosyltransferase — protein MITATPALSVLLPVRDAAATLDEAISSIRSQSVRHWELVAVDDGSTDESGEILRRHAGADPRIRVATTGKRGLVPALEMARAASRAPILARMDADDFAEPSRLEAQLSLLARHPGVALCGTHVRYFPRSRVRDGARRYEAWLNGHRSHEDLARDLWVECPLSHPTFAMRASVVDRVGGYREMAWPEDYDLVLRIWEAGLGLGVVPQVLHRWREGSERLSRVDSRYGPEAFRRVKLHFLSRTLLRKKEGVLVWGAGPTGKAFARSAIALGIPVRAFVDLDPRKIGQEVHGAPVIPPAGLDAFRDALALAAVGRPGAREEIRAALRDAGWVEGSDFVAVA, from the coding sequence ATGATCACTGCGACTCCGGCGTTGTCCGTTCTCCTCCCCGTCCGCGACGCCGCGGCCACCCTCGACGAGGCCATCTCGTCCATTCGGTCGCAGTCCGTTCGTCACTGGGAGCTCGTCGCCGTGGACGATGGATCTACGGACGAGTCGGGCGAAATCCTTCGACGACACGCCGGTGCGGATCCGCGAATCAGGGTCGCGACGACGGGAAAGCGGGGCCTTGTCCCCGCTCTAGAAATGGCGCGCGCCGCCTCCCGGGCGCCCATCCTCGCCCGGATGGATGCCGACGACTTCGCGGAGCCGTCGCGCCTCGAAGCTCAACTCTCACTCCTGGCACGGCACCCGGGAGTCGCTCTCTGCGGGACCCATGTTCGATATTTCCCGCGCAGCCGGGTGCGGGACGGGGCACGGAGATACGAAGCCTGGCTGAACGGTCACCGAAGCCACGAGGACCTGGCGCGCGACCTCTGGGTCGAGTGTCCGCTGTCCCATCCAACCTTTGCGATGCGCGCTTCAGTCGTCGACCGGGTCGGCGGCTACCGTGAGATGGCGTGGCCGGAGGACTACGATCTCGTCCTCCGAATCTGGGAGGCGGGGCTTGGCCTTGGCGTCGTTCCGCAGGTCCTCCACCGCTGGCGCGAGGGAAGCGAGCGCCTATCGCGGGTAGATTCCCGCTATGGTCCCGAGGCCTTCCGGCGAGTGAAGCTCCACTTCCTCTCCCGCACCCTTCTTCGGAAGAAGGAAGGGGTCCTCGTCTGGGGCGCGGGACCCACGGGGAAGGCGTTCGCCCGTTCGGCGATCGCCCTCGGGATCCCGGTCCGGGCCTTCGTGGACCTGGATCCGAGGAAGATCGGCCAGGAGGTGCATGGGGCTCCGGTCATTCCGCCGGCGGGCCTCGACGCCTTCCGCGACGCTCTCGCCTTGGCTGCGGTGGGTCGCCCGGGCGCCAGGGAGGAGATCCGCGCCGCGCTGCGCGACGCCGGCTGGGTGGAAGGGAGCGACTTCGTCGCGGTGGCCTGA
- the lgt gene encoding prolipoprotein diacylglyceryl transferase translates to MDPIVHNIDPFLLRLGDGFGIRWYSIPYMLGMLFAYLSLLKAAREKKIAGLTPEISESFVLAAILAALLGARFFHVFVFEYDRYGLDPMAWIAVWRGGLAFHGGLAGILLTVFWFSHKRGISAYDLTDRLAAPVAVALALGRIANFINAEMYGTPYDGPFCVDYSQNQYMARPPEGCRHPTQLYESAKNFALAGFLFTIRERLRPRPGVLTWSFIALYGWIRFCLMYVREEERVWGDFTLSQIFSGGMGILGTAMLVAVLLAPSPKSARKSR, encoded by the coding sequence TTGGATCCCATCGTCCACAACATCGACCCGTTCCTCCTTCGCTTGGGCGACGGATTCGGGATCCGGTGGTACTCCATCCCGTACATGCTCGGGATGCTCTTTGCCTATCTCTCCCTCCTGAAGGCCGCACGGGAGAAAAAGATCGCGGGGCTCACCCCCGAAATCTCGGAGTCGTTCGTCCTAGCGGCGATCCTCGCCGCGCTCCTCGGCGCGCGTTTTTTTCACGTCTTTGTCTTCGAGTACGACCGGTACGGCCTCGATCCGATGGCATGGATCGCCGTGTGGCGCGGGGGACTGGCCTTCCACGGGGGGCTGGCGGGGATTCTCCTCACCGTGTTCTGGTTCTCCCACAAGCGTGGCATCTCCGCCTACGATCTCACCGACCGGCTGGCCGCACCGGTCGCCGTGGCTCTCGCGCTCGGCCGGATCGCCAACTTCATCAACGCCGAGATGTACGGGACTCCCTACGACGGTCCGTTTTGCGTGGATTATTCGCAGAACCAGTACATGGCTCGTCCGCCCGAGGGGTGCCGGCATCCGACGCAGCTCTACGAATCGGCAAAGAACTTCGCGCTCGCCGGCTTTCTCTTCACGATCCGCGAACGACTTCGGCCGCGCCCCGGTGTCCTCACCTGGAGCTTCATCGCGCTGTACGGCTGGATCCGATTCTGTCTGATGTACGTCCGCGAAGAGGAGCGGGTCTGGGGAGATTTCACCCTGTCTCAAATCTTCTCCGGAGGGATGGGCATTCTGGGAACCGCTATGCTCGTGGCGGTCCTGCTCGCCCCCTCCCCCAAATCAGCGAGGAAGTCCCGTTGA
- the ettA gene encoding energy-dependent translational throttle protein EttA, whose protein sequence is MSGPQYIFVMKDLRKVVPPKREILKGIWLSFFPGAKIGVVGPNGSGKSSLLRVMAGADTDFQGEAWPAKGTRIGYLPQEPVLDPALDVRGNVELGVKEARDLLRRFEEVSLRFGEITSDDEMTALLDEQGKLQDRIEAAGVWELDRKIEIAMDALRLPPGDAPVGPLSGGERRRVALCRVLLEEPDLLLLDEPTNHLDAESVAWLERHLSEFKGTIVAITHDRYFLDNVAQWILELDRGEGFPYQGNYSSWLEQKQARLVKEEKEASARSRTLERELEWIRMAPRARHAKGKARISAYEELMAQEGKEQLRATEILIPKPPRLGEDVVIFDGVSKGYGDLLLMEEVSFRLPRGGIVGVIGPNGAGKTTTFRLIVGEEKPDEGTVTVGSTVTLSYVDQSREGIDPGKTVWEEVSGGLDTLDFGWREVNSRAYLSWFNFRGADQQKKVGVLSGGERNRLHLAKLLKAGGNVLLLDEPTNDLDVDTLRALEDALVAFPGCVVVISHDRWFLDRVATHILAFEGDSKVAWFEGNYQEYEEDRRRRLGADASQPHRIRYKRLTR, encoded by the coding sequence TTGAGCGGTCCCCAGTACATCTTCGTCATGAAGGACCTGAGGAAGGTCGTCCCTCCGAAGCGCGAAATCCTCAAAGGCATCTGGCTCTCCTTTTTTCCCGGCGCGAAGATCGGCGTGGTCGGGCCGAACGGGTCCGGTAAGAGCTCGCTCCTCCGCGTCATGGCCGGCGCCGATACGGACTTCCAGGGGGAGGCCTGGCCCGCCAAGGGCACCCGCATCGGATACCTTCCACAGGAGCCCGTTCTGGATCCGGCGCTCGACGTGCGTGGAAACGTGGAGCTGGGGGTGAAAGAGGCGCGCGATCTCCTCCGGCGCTTCGAGGAAGTGAGCCTCCGTTTCGGCGAGATCACCTCCGACGATGAGATGACGGCTCTGCTCGATGAGCAGGGGAAGCTCCAGGACAGGATCGAAGCGGCGGGAGTCTGGGAGCTCGACCGGAAGATCGAGATCGCGATGGACGCTCTCCGGCTTCCTCCCGGCGACGCCCCCGTGGGTCCCCTTTCCGGCGGTGAGCGGCGGCGGGTGGCGCTCTGCCGTGTCCTTTTGGAGGAGCCGGATCTCCTCCTTCTCGACGAGCCCACGAACCACCTCGACGCCGAGTCCGTGGCATGGCTCGAGCGGCACCTCAGCGAGTTCAAGGGGACGATCGTCGCGATCACCCACGACCGTTACTTCCTCGACAACGTCGCGCAGTGGATCCTCGAGCTGGACCGGGGCGAAGGATTCCCGTACCAGGGCAATTATTCCTCCTGGCTCGAGCAGAAGCAGGCGCGGCTCGTGAAGGAAGAGAAAGAGGCGTCGGCGCGAAGCCGCACCCTCGAGCGGGAGCTCGAGTGGATCCGGATGGCTCCGCGCGCCCGCCACGCGAAGGGGAAGGCCCGCATCAGCGCGTACGAAGAGTTGATGGCCCAGGAAGGGAAGGAGCAACTCCGGGCCACCGAGATCCTCATTCCGAAGCCGCCCCGTCTCGGCGAGGACGTCGTGATCTTCGACGGCGTGAGCAAAGGATACGGCGACCTCCTGCTCATGGAGGAGGTGAGCTTTCGGCTTCCGAGGGGCGGAATTGTCGGAGTCATCGGGCCGAATGGCGCCGGAAAAACCACGACATTCCGCTTGATCGTGGGCGAGGAGAAACCGGACGAGGGGACGGTCACCGTCGGCTCCACCGTCACACTCTCGTACGTGGATCAGTCCCGCGAGGGAATCGATCCGGGGAAAACCGTCTGGGAAGAGGTGTCCGGAGGCCTGGACACGCTGGACTTCGGATGGAGAGAGGTAAACTCCCGTGCCTACCTCTCCTGGTTCAACTTCCGCGGCGCCGATCAGCAGAAGAAGGTGGGCGTCCTCTCAGGCGGAGAGCGCAACCGGCTTCACCTGGCGAAGCTCCTCAAGGCGGGAGGGAACGTCCTCCTCCTGGACGAGCCGACGAACGACCTCGACGTGGACACGCTGAGGGCGCTCGAGGACGCCCTGGTCGCATTTCCCGGGTGCGTCGTCGTCATCTCGCACGACCGTTGGTTCCTCGACCGGGTGGCGACCCACATTCTCGCCTTCGAAGGCGACTCCAAGGTGGCCTGGTTCGAGGGGAATTATCAGGAGTACGAGGAGGATCGGAGGCGGCGGCTGGGCGCCGATGCCTCGCAACCGCACCGGATCCGGTACAAGCGCCTCACGCGGTAA